A genomic segment from Neobacillus sp. YX16 encodes:
- a CDS encoding QueT transporter family protein: MKIKTLVVNAILAALYIAVSGLIAPFGFTNVQFRVSEMFNHLVVFNKKYIFGIILGVFFANLFFSPMVAYDLIFGVGQSVIALTITIVSARYIKGIWTRMMVNTVVFTVTMFIIAFELNLAFELPFLFTWLTVAAGEFVVMAVGMPIIYFINKRVNFEKRV, translated from the coding sequence ATGAAAATAAAAACACTTGTCGTTAATGCGATATTGGCCGCTTTATACATTGCTGTTTCCGGTTTAATTGCACCCTTTGGTTTCACAAATGTTCAATTTCGTGTATCGGAAATGTTTAACCATCTAGTTGTTTTCAATAAAAAATACATCTTCGGAATCATCTTGGGTGTATTTTTCGCAAATCTTTTCTTTTCACCAATGGTTGCCTATGACCTCATTTTCGGTGTCGGACAATCAGTGATTGCTTTGACAATAACGATTGTATCAGCACGTTATATTAAAGGGATATGGACCAGAATGATGGTTAATACAGTTGTTTTCACTGTTACTATGTTCATCATTGCCTTTGAATTAAACTTGGCATTTGAATTGCCATTCTTATTTACTTGGCTGACTGTAGCAGCAGGTGAATTTGTCGTAATGGCAGTAGGTATGCCGATTATATATTTCATTAACAAACGAGTAAATTTCGAAAAAAGAGTATAG
- a CDS encoding SDR family oxidoreductase: MYKLNGCVALITGVSHGNGIGAAICNKLAAEGVNIFFTHWGSNTDWVKKFEFNIREYGVRCGSLEVDLADPSAPFNLLDVVTAELGSPAILVNNAAHSSRDGYMNLDAKTLDDHYAVNMRGSFLLSVEFARRFSQSQQAMGRIINLTSGQALGPMLGELAYAATKGAISAFTLSLSAELAPLGITVNAVNPGPTDTGWMNEEIKQELLPKFLLGRIGIPADAARLVAFLASQEAEWITGQIFNSEGGFFRS, from the coding sequence ATTTATAAACTAAATGGCTGTGTTGCATTAATTACTGGTGTAAGTCATGGAAATGGAATTGGAGCTGCTATATGCAATAAATTAGCAGCCGAAGGTGTAAATATATTCTTTACCCATTGGGGTTCAAATACAGATTGGGTAAAAAAATTTGAATTCAACATACGAGAATATGGAGTTAGGTGTGGAAGCTTAGAAGTTGATTTGGCTGACCCAAGCGCACCATTTAATTTGCTTGACGTCGTGACAGCCGAATTAGGTTCACCTGCCATTCTGGTTAATAATGCAGCCCATTCTTCAAGAGATGGATATATGAATTTAGATGCAAAAACACTAGATGACCATTATGCAGTAAATATGAGAGGCTCTTTCCTATTATCTGTTGAATTTGCACGTCGTTTTAGTCAATCCCAACAAGCGATGGGTAGAATTATTAATTTAACATCAGGACAAGCACTTGGACCAATGTTAGGTGAATTGGCTTATGCTGCAACCAAGGGCGCTATTTCTGCCTTTACCCTTTCCTTATCCGCAGAGCTTGCGCCTCTTGGAATTACAGTAAATGCAGTAAACCCAGGTCCTACAGACACTGGGTGGATGAACGAAGAAATAAAACAAGAACTATTGCCAAAATTTTTATTAGGACGTATTGGAATTCCTGCAGATGCAGCCCGCCTAGTTGCATTCCTTGCCAGCCAAGAAGCGGAGTGGATTACAGGCCAGATATTCAATTCAGAAGGTGGTTTTTTTAGAAGCTAG
- a CDS encoding energy-coupling factor transporter ATPase, whose protein sequence is MPGKPIIEIEGLFHTYMKGTPMEHAALKGTSMVVNEGECIAIIGHTGSGKSTLIQHFNGLIRPDAGKVIIDGVDLSKKRIDIKALRRKVGLVFQNPEDQIFEKLIGDDIAYGPFKLGLPLKEVRERVKWAMGMVGLDFEEMKDRQTFALSGGQKRKVALAGILALKPKILVLDEPTAGLDPRSRNELLDKIKSLNKLENLTVIFVSHNMEEVAYLADRIYVMANGTDVLTGSPEDIFSDKENLQRYEIGTPETVQALYRLKDLGYNVNTSASTISEAAGEIIKVLAEGEGENRG, encoded by the coding sequence ATGCCTGGGAAGCCGATCATTGAAATAGAAGGCTTATTTCATACATACATGAAAGGAACCCCAATGGAGCATGCAGCTTTAAAGGGGACAAGCATGGTGGTCAATGAGGGCGAATGTATTGCCATTATTGGTCATACCGGTTCAGGGAAGTCTACTCTTATCCAGCATTTTAATGGCCTGATTCGGCCGGATGCGGGGAAAGTCATCATCGATGGAGTAGATTTATCGAAGAAAAGAATTGATATAAAAGCCTTGAGAAGAAAGGTTGGCCTCGTTTTTCAGAATCCGGAGGATCAAATTTTTGAAAAACTAATTGGCGATGATATTGCCTACGGTCCCTTTAAATTGGGGTTGCCCTTGAAGGAAGTGAGGGAACGAGTTAAATGGGCTATGGGCATGGTCGGCTTGGATTTTGAGGAAATGAAGGACCGGCAGACATTTGCCTTAAGCGGAGGACAGAAGCGTAAAGTTGCACTCGCCGGCATACTAGCGTTAAAGCCGAAGATACTCGTTCTTGATGAACCAACAGCAGGGCTTGACCCAAGGTCCCGAAATGAATTGTTGGATAAAATAAAATCCCTTAATAAATTGGAAAATTTAACGGTTATTTTCGTTTCGCACAATATGGAGGAAGTTGCCTATTTAGCGGACAGAATTTATGTTATGGCAAATGGTACGGATGTGCTAACTGGTTCTCCTGAAGATATATTTAGTGATAAGGAAAATCTGCAGCGCTATGAAATTGGAACACCCGAAACGGTACAAGCTTTATACAGGCTGAAAGACCTTGGATACAATGTAAATACTTCTGCTTCTACGATTTCGGAAGCAGCGGGTGAAATCATAAAGGTTCTTGCCGAAGGGGAGGGGGAGAATCGTGGCTAG
- a CDS encoding ECF transporter S component gives MKGSLSVRNIVIAGVLGAVAILLGVTRLGYIPVPTAAGNATIMHIPAIIGGIMQGPVVGAIVGIIFGVSSFLNATVPLFKDPLVAILPRLFIGVIAWLVYVGIRRKSEYLAIGTAAFLGTLTNTVLVLTMAVVRGYMGAEVAWTVAITSGIPEAIVGTIVTLAVVLAWKQIGKGKKSKISEDL, from the coding sequence ATGAAAGGTTCATTAAGTGTTCGTAATATTGTTATTGCTGGAGTACTTGGTGCAGTTGCCATTCTTTTGGGTGTTACTCGGTTAGGGTATATACCGGTACCTACAGCGGCTGGAAATGCAACAATCATGCATATCCCTGCGATTATTGGCGGGATCATGCAGGGGCCGGTTGTAGGAGCCATCGTCGGAATTATCTTTGGTGTTTCATCTTTCTTAAATGCTACGGTTCCATTGTTCAAAGATCCATTAGTTGCCATTCTACCTAGACTTTTTATCGGTGTTATCGCGTGGCTTGTGTATGTGGGGATTCGTAGAAAGAGTGAATATCTTGCTATTGGGACTGCGGCATTCTTAGGAACCTTAACCAATACAGTCCTTGTATTAACCATGGCCGTAGTTAGAGGGTACATGGGTGCTGAAGTAGCTTGGACGGTTGCAATCACGAGCGGAATTCCAGAAGCAATCGTAGGTACGATTGTGACATTAGCTGTCGTATTAGCGTGGAAGCAAATTGGTAAAGGGAAGAAATCTAAAATCTCAGAAGATCTGTAA
- a CDS encoding glycoside hydrolase family 3 N-terminal domain-containing protein translates to MASISKQIRKSSKLRKKLLATALTLSLVAPVIGPQVGFADDHDQGYTGEEGEASPYTGRGAITTYKIAKAEGQPEIEVATQDRILEIDGKYFRDADGDKRLDGYEDWRKPVSERVADLISKMSLEQKAGLMYINTHTPEADPADGIFVTPSNSKIVTEKKLRHVIYRLSQNLGDVANYNNQMQQLAEGLELGIPVVITSNPRNSASTDYTNITNVQDQHTFWPGTLGLAAAGDVEAVGEFADIARQEWRAAGIRKVYGYMADVATDPLWARIEETFGEDPKVVGDMNYEIIRGFQTETLGKDSVAITVKHFPGGGARDDGQDPHFANGSFNIYPTEGSLEKYHIPPFQRAIEAGVASVMPYYAYPSNDSADQGLEPYSETQQFEEVGMTLNKGIIDYLREGLGFKGYINSDSGAVAGSAWGYLVDEDGNPIPNAQKVAKALNAGTNIISGGATPELVIEAVNDGLVDVAKVNESITYTLSEMMTLGLFEDPYVNPTEAIAAANNEENRALAYEAHQKSVVLMRNDKIDGGKKLLPLTNGKLKDVKLYVEGFVGVAAPRSLKGEEAAKYIAENSALQSVGFTADLKNTLTEKFPNIELVDSVEEATHAYVYVKPTQSNWDNNPRIDINETTGISDVERIVEIQKTVPTITALNFTNQWLINELEPNAAALIGTFGTVQEAVFDVITGTFKPAGKLPFAIPANAEAVEKEVGDVPSFAPEEYADFEYVNKNGDKYEYGFGLSYSDGNNGKAVGKPDHAGEKGKK, encoded by the coding sequence ATGGCTTCAATATCAAAACAGATTAGAAAATCTTCAAAACTTAGAAAAAAACTACTGGCAACCGCACTTACTCTATCATTAGTTGCGCCAGTCATTGGACCACAGGTAGGTTTTGCAGATGACCATGACCAAGGGTATACAGGTGAAGAAGGAGAAGCTTCGCCATATACTGGCAGGGGTGCAATAACAACTTATAAAATTGCAAAAGCTGAAGGCCAGCCAGAAATTGAAGTAGCAACTCAAGATAGAATTCTTGAAATTGACGGCAAGTATTTTAGGGATGCAGATGGTGATAAAAGATTAGATGGTTACGAAGACTGGAGAAAGCCAGTTTCGGAGCGTGTAGCGGATTTGATTAGTAAAATGAGTCTTGAGCAAAAAGCTGGATTGATGTACATAAATACTCACACTCCAGAGGCAGATCCAGCAGATGGGATATTTGTAACCCCTAGTAACAGTAAAATTGTAACTGAAAAAAAATTGCGCCACGTTATTTACCGTCTATCTCAAAACTTAGGCGATGTTGCCAATTATAATAACCAAATGCAACAATTAGCAGAGGGTCTAGAGTTAGGTATTCCAGTTGTGATTACATCAAATCCAAGAAACTCTGCCTCAACAGATTATACAAATATTACGAATGTTCAGGATCAACATACTTTCTGGCCAGGAACATTAGGTTTAGCAGCGGCCGGGGATGTAGAAGCCGTTGGTGAATTTGCCGATATTGCCCGTCAGGAATGGAGAGCTGCTGGTATTCGTAAGGTTTATGGATATATGGCTGACGTTGCAACAGATCCACTTTGGGCAAGAATTGAGGAGACATTCGGCGAAGATCCAAAAGTAGTTGGCGACATGAATTATGAGATCATTAGAGGGTTCCAAACTGAAACTCTTGGCAAAGACAGTGTAGCCATCACAGTTAAACACTTCCCTGGCGGTGGAGCACGTGATGATGGACAAGATCCTCACTTTGCAAACGGCAGCTTTAACATTTACCCTACTGAAGGAAGTTTGGAGAAGTATCATATTCCTCCATTCCAGAGAGCGATTGAAGCTGGTGTAGCATCGGTAATGCCTTATTACGCATATCCAAGTAATGATAGTGCTGATCAAGGTTTAGAACCGTATAGTGAAACTCAGCAATTTGAAGAAGTTGGTATGACTCTAAATAAAGGGATCATAGATTACTTGCGTGAAGGTCTTGGTTTCAAAGGATATATTAACTCTGACTCAGGTGCAGTTGCGGGCAGTGCATGGGGTTATCTAGTTGATGAAGATGGAAATCCAATTCCTAATGCACAAAAAGTAGCCAAAGCATTAAATGCAGGAACCAATATTATTTCAGGTGGTGCAACACCAGAGTTGGTAATTGAGGCGGTTAACGATGGTTTAGTAGATGTAGCAAAAGTTAACGAATCCATTACTTATACCCTATCAGAAATGATGACATTAGGTCTATTTGAAGACCCATATGTAAATCCTACAGAAGCTATTGCTGCTGCAAACAATGAAGAAAACAGAGCATTAGCTTATGAAGCACATCAAAAGTCAGTCGTTCTAATGCGTAATGATAAAATTGATGGTGGTAAAAAACTATTACCATTAACTAATGGAAAGTTAAAAGATGTTAAACTATATGTTGAGGGATTTGTTGGAGTTGCAGCACCAAGAAGCTTAAAAGGTGAGGAAGCTGCAAAATATATAGCAGAAAATTCTGCCTTACAATCTGTAGGATTTACTGCAGACTTAAAGAATACACTGACAGAAAAATTTCCTAACATCGAATTAGTTGATAGCGTTGAGGAAGCAACACATGCTTATGTATATGTGAAACCAACCCAATCGAACTGGGATAATAATCCACGTATTGATATTAATGAAACAACTGGAATATCTGATGTAGAGCGAATTGTTGAAATCCAAAAAACAGTTCCAACCATCACTGCTCTAAACTTTACGAACCAATGGCTTATTAATGAACTTGAGCCAAATGCTGCTGCATTAATCGGTACTTTCGGTACAGTTCAAGAGGCAGTATTTGATGTAATCACTGGAACATTCAAACCTGCAGGAAAACTTCCATTCGCGATTCCAGCTAATGCAGAAGCGGTAGAAAAGGAAGTCGGAGATGTTCCAAGCTTTGCGCCTGAAGAATATGCAGATTTCGAATATGTGAATAAAAATGGTGACAAATACGAATACGGATTTGGTCTTTCTTACAGCGATGGCAACAACGGAAAAGCTGTAGGTAAACCTGACCATGCTGGTGAAAAAGGAAAAAAATAG
- a CDS encoding carbohydrate ABC transporter permease: MGNRYTWRTSIVEILAILLGLVFLVPFYYVFSNSLKSFAEILTNTSSLPKVLMFDNYVNAFEKLDFLIVFKNSLIITIASNIVLVIFCSMAAYMLVRTKKKISNIIFMTFVAAMIIPFQSLMIPLIKTAGNLGILNSIWGLVFMYLGFGSGMTIFLYHGFIKGIPLELEEAAIIDGCSRFGVFWRIVFPLLKPITVTIVILNSLWIWNDFLLPSLVLQDPELRTIPLATFFFFGQYTKQWDLALAALVIGIIPLLIFFFTMQKHIIQGITSGSIK, from the coding sequence ATGGGCAACAGGTATACATGGAGAACATCTATTGTTGAAATCCTTGCGATCCTGCTCGGTCTTGTCTTTTTAGTCCCATTCTATTATGTGTTTTCAAACTCCCTGAAATCATTTGCCGAGATTTTAACCAATACATCGTCCCTTCCGAAAGTGCTAATGTTCGATAACTATGTTAATGCATTCGAAAAATTAGACTTTTTAATTGTCTTTAAAAACTCGTTAATCATCACAATCGCTAGTAATATCGTTCTCGTAATCTTTTGTTCGATGGCAGCGTATATGCTCGTTAGAACCAAAAAGAAAATTAGTAATATCATTTTCATGACATTCGTTGCTGCGATGATCATTCCGTTTCAATCACTCATGATTCCACTTATCAAAACAGCCGGTAACTTGGGTATTTTAAACAGTATCTGGGGCCTTGTCTTCATGTATTTAGGATTTGGATCAGGTATGACCATCTTCTTATATCACGGTTTTATTAAAGGGATTCCGTTAGAGCTTGAAGAAGCAGCAATCATTGACGGCTGTTCACGATTTGGAGTGTTCTGGAGAATTGTTTTTCCATTATTAAAACCAATTACGGTTACCATTGTCATCCTAAACAGCCTATGGATCTGGAATGACTTCTTATTACCATCACTTGTACTTCAGGACCCAGAGCTTAGGACCATTCCATTAGCGACCTTCTTCTTCTTTGGACAGTATACAAAACAGTGGGATTTAGCACTTGCAGCATTAGTAATCGGTATTATTCCATTATTAATCTTCTTCTTTACCATGCAAAAACACATTATTCAAGGAATTACCAGTGGGTCTATTAAATAA
- a CDS encoding response regulator, with the protein MKKVLLVDDERWVRTALKWTINKLNLPLHVVHEAQNGLEALDWIKMNDVDLILTDIRMPIMDGLALVKELSGLEGEYDVIVISVHDEFQFVQQAIRNGVSDYLLKPVEENEIKVCLEKWLNGKSNDVNTSNHPLPDNDHVPLSTIERVLDYIKKTPLDQITLKEAAESIHINPSYLSQLFKQQLNKKFVDYITELRIEESKRLLQNTTLRMSEIAERVGYSDLAYFSNNFKRIVGSSPSEYRNIKSKTADGKLIKR; encoded by the coding sequence ATGAAAAAAGTCTTGTTAGTTGACGATGAGAGGTGGGTACGAACCGCTCTTAAATGGACGATAAATAAATTGAATCTTCCCTTGCACGTTGTACATGAAGCCCAAAATGGATTAGAAGCATTAGATTGGATAAAGATGAATGATGTGGACCTGATATTAACAGATATCCGAATGCCGATTATGGACGGTCTAGCTTTGGTTAAGGAACTTAGTGGTCTAGAAGGGGAATATGATGTTATTGTTATCTCTGTCCATGATGAGTTTCAGTTTGTCCAGCAGGCAATACGGAACGGTGTAAGTGATTACCTCCTAAAACCGGTTGAGGAGAACGAAATAAAGGTTTGTCTAGAGAAATGGTTAAATGGAAAAAGTAACGATGTTAATACGAGTAATCACCCACTTCCTGACAATGATCATGTTCCTTTATCAACGATTGAACGAGTACTGGATTATATAAAGAAAACGCCTCTTGATCAAATAACATTAAAAGAAGCAGCAGAGAGTATTCACATAAATCCCAGTTACCTCAGTCAATTGTTCAAACAACAGCTTAACAAAAAGTTTGTTGATTATATCACGGAACTACGAATTGAAGAAAGTAAGCGGTTATTGCAAAATACAACCTTAAGAATGTCTGAGATTGCCGAAAGAGTGGGATATTCTGATTTAGCTTACTTTAGTAATAATTTTAAGAGAATAGTGGGAAGTTCTCCATCAGAGTATCGGAATATCAAAAGCAAAACTGCAGATGGTAAATTAATTAAAAGATAA
- a CDS encoding energy-coupling factor transporter ATPase — protein MEPIIALENVSFSYKINENSSVDVLKDVTFSIYPGEYVAIIGHNGSGKSTLSKQFNGLLTPNSGDVWVRGNNTKDSSKKLDIRKGVGMVFQHPDNQIVATIVEEDVAFGLENIGVPRQEMKQRIDEALEVVKMLEFRKRPPHHLSGGQKQRVAIAGVLAMQPDCIVFDESTSMLDTFGRNEVLQVMRKMNEMGMTIITVTHRMSEAAEADRIIVVEDGKIVMDGIPREIFKHKEILMQLQLDIPAVSQMAEIIHNKIPTFSKELIHEDELIDEVKKVSKARSGEMV, from the coding sequence ATGGAACCCATTATTGCTTTAGAAAATGTATCATTTTCATACAAAATCAATGAGAATAGTTCTGTTGATGTTCTAAAAGATGTCACTTTTTCAATTTATCCTGGTGAGTATGTTGCAATAATTGGACACAATGGTTCGGGGAAATCAACATTGTCCAAGCAGTTTAATGGGCTATTAACGCCCAACTCAGGGGATGTTTGGGTCCGTGGTAACAATACAAAGGACAGCAGCAAGAAGCTGGACATCCGTAAAGGAGTTGGGATGGTCTTTCAGCATCCTGATAATCAAATCGTTGCTACCATTGTCGAAGAGGACGTGGCATTTGGCTTAGAGAATATCGGTGTACCGAGACAAGAGATGAAGCAAAGAATCGATGAGGCTTTAGAGGTCGTGAAGATGTTGGAATTTCGGAAAAGACCTCCACACCACCTATCCGGCGGACAAAAGCAAAGAGTTGCAATCGCTGGAGTGCTCGCCATGCAGCCAGACTGTATTGTATTCGATGAGTCTACGAGTATGCTTGATACCTTTGGCAGAAACGAAGTCCTTCAGGTTATGAGAAAAATGAATGAAATGGGCATGACGATTATTACGGTTACCCATCGCATGTCAGAAGCGGCAGAAGCAGACCGTATTATCGTAGTGGAAGACGGGAAAATTGTGATGGATGGAATTCCACGTGAAATTTTTAAACATAAAGAGATTTTAATGCAATTGCAATTAGATATTCCCGCTGTTAGTCAGATGGCTGAAATTATTCATAATAAAATTCCAACCTTTTCGAAAGAGTTAATCCATGAGGATGAACTGATTGATGAAGTAAAGAAAGTTTCAAAAGCAAGGAGCGGGGAGATGGTCTAA
- a CDS encoding extracellular solute-binding protein, which translates to MAFKKYSLAAGLLSASLLLSACSSDSTSGDKKNSDGKEDKVVVDLFNGKVEIADQLKALTDKYTKEHPNVTFNIESVGGGADGSAALKAKFASNKAPDIFGSGGYQEALTWQDKFEDLSDQPWVKDAYEAALEPMTIDGKIYGQPVNMEGYGFAYNKKLFKQAGITELPTTFSELEDAAKKLQDAGIIPFSIGYGEWWVLANHGLNVPFAYQDDADTFINGLNEGTTKIEGNEHFNNYFKLVDLTMKYGNKNPLTTDYNTQVTLFASGEAAMIQQGNWIQPMLDKISPNMEVGFIPMALNDDASQADKLMVDVPTNWVVHNGAPDADKKAALDFLNWMVSSEEGKEALVKEFKYIPAFKTIEAKAEDIGPLGAEIQKYSQEGKTYSWQFMKYPDGAGQEFGAALQAYVGGQKSANEAMKALDETWAKLKK; encoded by the coding sequence ATGGCTTTTAAAAAGTATTCATTAGCAGCAGGTCTATTATCCGCATCACTTCTTTTATCGGCATGTAGCAGCGACAGTACATCTGGAGATAAGAAGAACAGCGATGGCAAGGAAGATAAAGTGGTAGTTGATCTCTTTAATGGTAAGGTTGAAATCGCCGACCAATTAAAAGCTTTAACAGACAAATATACAAAAGAGCATCCAAACGTAACCTTCAACATTGAATCAGTTGGTGGCGGTGCAGACGGTTCTGCTGCTCTAAAAGCAAAGTTTGCCTCGAACAAAGCACCAGATATCTTTGGCAGCGGCGGTTATCAAGAAGCTCTGACATGGCAGGATAAGTTTGAAGATTTATCTGATCAGCCATGGGTAAAGGATGCCTATGAAGCTGCATTAGAGCCAATGACTATTGATGGGAAGATCTATGGTCAGCCTGTAAATATGGAAGGGTACGGTTTTGCTTACAATAAAAAATTATTTAAGCAAGCTGGTATCACAGAACTTCCAACTACTTTTTCCGAATTAGAAGACGCAGCGAAAAAATTACAAGACGCTGGCATCATTCCCTTTTCAATTGGTTACGGCGAGTGGTGGGTATTAGCAAACCATGGACTAAATGTTCCATTTGCCTACCAGGATGACGCAGATACATTTATTAATGGATTAAACGAGGGTACCACTAAAATTGAAGGAAATGAACACTTTAATAATTACTTTAAGCTAGTAGACCTAACCATGAAATATGGCAACAAAAATCCATTAACGACTGACTATAATACCCAGGTTACACTATTTGCAAGCGGAGAAGCTGCGATGATCCAGCAGGGTAACTGGATTCAGCCAATGCTAGATAAAATTTCTCCTAACATGGAAGTCGGTTTTATCCCAATGGCACTAAACGATGATGCATCTCAAGCAGATAAATTAATGGTCGACGTACCAACAAACTGGGTTGTTCACAATGGTGCACCAGATGCAGACAAAAAGGCTGCATTGGATTTCTTAAATTGGATGGTATCATCTGAAGAAGGAAAAGAAGCATTAGTGAAAGAGTTCAAATATATCCCAGCCTTTAAAACAATTGAAGCAAAAGCTGAAGATATCGGTCCACTTGGAGCAGAAATTCAAAAATACTCTCAAGAGGGAAAAACGTATTCTTGGCAGTTCATGAAATATCCAGATGGAGCAGGACAGGAATTTGGAGCAGCTCTTCAAGCTTATGTAGGCGGACAAAAATCTGCGAACGAAGCTATGAAGGCTCTCGATGAAACATGGGCTAAATTGAAGAAATAA
- a CDS encoding VOC family protein, with translation MLHHVEIYVSNLQKSIEFWGWLLPELGYEPCQKWDLGISWKHRETYLVFVQAEERYLDVPYHRCRAGLNHLAFHGKSREHIDEITQALLDKGIQILYKDKHPYAGGKDYYAVFFEDPDRIKVELVAPSMA, from the coding sequence ATGTTACATCATGTAGAGATATATGTTTCAAACCTTCAGAAAAGTATAGAATTTTGGGGCTGGCTGTTACCTGAATTAGGATACGAGCCTTGTCAAAAATGGGATTTAGGTATTAGCTGGAAACACAGAGAAACCTATCTTGTATTTGTACAAGCCGAAGAAAGATACTTGGATGTTCCTTACCATCGTTGCAGAGCAGGGCTTAATCATCTTGCCTTTCATGGCAAATCAAGAGAGCATATTGATGAAATAACACAGGCTCTACTAGATAAGGGAATACAAATTTTATACAAAGACAAGCATCCCTATGCCGGGGGAAAAGATTATTACGCTGTCTTTTTCGAGGACCCGGATCGTATTAAAGTAGAACTAGTCGCACCTAGCATGGCTTAA
- a CDS encoding globin has protein sequence MEYQFKTLYSEIGGQETIDKLVAAFYPRVYADPELRPLFEGDMEEIMRKQRMFLPQFLGGPALYSQEFGPPAMQHRHLPFEVTPRRAQCWLRCMKEAFQEIGLYDQPAGLAFYDRLTQVAGIMVNSPDRE, from the coding sequence ATGGAATATCAATTCAAAACACTTTATAGTGAAATCGGCGGTCAAGAAACGATTGATAAGCTCGTTGCAGCCTTTTATCCTCGGGTATATGCAGATCCTGAATTAAGACCACTGTTTGAAGGGGACATGGAGGAAATTATGAGGAAGCAAAGAATGTTCCTACCGCAATTTTTAGGTGGTCCAGCACTTTACAGTCAGGAATTTGGTCCGCCGGCAATGCAGCATCGTCATCTTCCTTTTGAGGTTACACCAAGAAGAGCACAGTGCTGGCTTCGTTGTATGAAGGAAGCCTTTCAAGAGATTGGTCTTTATGATCAACCAGCAGGGCTTGCATTTTATGATCGGTTAACACAAGTTGCTGGAATTATGGTAAATAGTCCGGATAGAGAGTAA
- a CDS encoding energy-coupling factor transporter transmembrane component T, translated as MASEFDLSRNITIGQYVPTGSFIHRLDPRIKLLVFTILVLAIALNTSYLGNALGLLLSIYLFWASKIPISYGLSGIKPAIPFIIILAVLQLIFQGNVFSGGKVFFEYGFILITSESIRLVIVSAVRFVEIILLSSVLTLSTSTTDLTHAIQSLLSPLKKVKFPVHEISLIITIAIRFVPTFAIEMEKMMKAQASRGADFGSGEWWRIIQRTKDMLPIIIPLFNIALSRAEDLILAMESRCYTPGNDRSSYSVYKAIGRDYIVLMIGLLFSALLLFYHFPY; from the coding sequence GTGGCTAGTGAATTTGATCTATCAAGAAATATTACGATTGGTCAATACGTACCAACGGGTTCCTTTATTCATCGTCTAGACCCAAGAATAAAGCTGTTAGTATTCACCATACTTGTCTTAGCCATAGCGCTCAATACTAGTTACCTAGGGAATGCTCTTGGGCTCTTATTATCCATTTATTTATTCTGGGCATCCAAAATCCCTATCAGTTATGGGTTATCGGGCATTAAACCTGCTATCCCCTTTATCATTATTTTAGCTGTGCTGCAGCTTATCTTCCAAGGTAATGTATTTTCTGGCGGGAAGGTATTTTTTGAGTATGGATTTATCTTGATTACGAGCGAGAGTATTCGACTTGTAATTGTTTCGGCTGTGCGTTTTGTGGAAATTATTTTATTAAGCAGTGTTCTTACGCTATCTACTTCTACAACTGATTTAACTCATGCCATTCAAAGTTTATTAAGTCCATTGAAAAAAGTAAAATTTCCTGTCCATGAAATTTCATTAATTATTACCATAGCGATTCGCTTTGTACCAACCTTTGCAATTGAAATGGAAAAAATGATGAAGGCGCAAGCATCAAGAGGGGCAGATTTCGGATCGGGAGAATGGTGGAGAATTATTCAGAGGACTAAGGATATGCTGCCAATTATTATCCCTTTATTTAATATCGCGTTATCTAGGGCAGAGGATCTAATTTTAGCAATGGAATCTCGCTGTTATACTCCTGGGAATGATAGGAGTTCCTATTCCGTTTACAAAGCAATCGGACGTGATTACATAGTATTAATGATCGGGCTATTATTTTCAGCACTACTACTTTTTTATCACTTTCCATATTAG